Sequence from the Deltaproteobacteria bacterium genome:
CAGTTGATCCTTGGCCTGCTGAAATTCGTGCTCGATGTGTTTTTTGGCCTGTTCTTCCAGCTTTACGGCCGTCGCCTCGGCCGCTTCTATAATGCGTACCTTGGCTTCTTCGCCCTGCTTTACGTATTCCGCAATCAGCCCCTCGGCTTCCTTATCCAGCATGGAAAGCCGTTCGTTGTATTCGGACAGCTGCTTTTCGGCTTCGGCTTTTTTGGCCTCCAATTCCTCGAGCTGCTCCTTGATGCCCGTTATGCGTGCATTCAATGCGTTCGACAGGGGTTTTTTGAGAAGAAAGAAAAGCGCGATGAAAAGCACGGCAAAATTCATGACACGGTAGGTATCGGTGGCAATCCACCCCTTGGGAGCCGCTTCACCATGGCCCTCGCCGCCCTCTGATGCAAAAACAGCGCCTAGGTTGAATACCAGCAGCGCCACCACCACCATAACCGCACATGAAAGCATTACCTTCTTATTATATTTCCGGTGAAAACCAGAACACCTCATCAGACAGCCCTCCCGAGTATCTTTTCACTGATAATGTCCGCGAAGCTGTCGACCTCTTTGATCAGTGCTGTCTTCACGGCTTCCGTGTCTTCGGCGATTTTGGCCCTCACCCCGGCAAGGTCGGCCTGGGCCTGATCACTAATCTTGTCGATGATGGCTTTTTCTTCTTCGGAAGCTTCCTGAAGAAGCGCCTCCTTTTGTTTCAGCCCTTCTCCCCGGGCGTCCTTCAGGCCTTTGGCAAAAGCTTCATCCTGGGATGTCGCCTCCTTCTGGGTGCTGTCGATATTCTCCTCGAGACCCTCGATTTTGGCCTTGCGTTCCAGCAGTATTTTTCTGATGGGTTTGAAAAGGAGGATGTTCAGTATGAAGATCAGGAAGATAAAGTTGGCAACCTGGACGAGAACGGTCCAATCGGGAATGACGGTAATACCGCCTGCTGCGAAGGCGGAGCCGGCAGGATTCAAGAGCAATGCAGCCGGGAGCCACATCAGATGGATTTTCAGTATCCGCTTTAAATTCGGGATTCGGAAAATATCCGATTTTTGCATATAGGAGCCTCCGTTCTGTAACTTATATTCGGGATTTGCAGCGGCACACCGCTACTGGATATGATCCAAACTCGGCGGTCTATAACATCACGCACAATTAATTGTCAAAGGTTTTTTGTAAATTTTTTGGCCCCTGAAACAGCTGTGAACATGGATTCGCCAAGGCCTCAGTCTTCTTTTACCGGAGGCGCGGAAGGCTTTTCCATTATGCATTTTCCATTGAAGACGACCCCCGATTCGATACTGATGACCGGTGCCTTAACGTCGCCGGTGATACGCGCGGGCGGATACGCTTCGATGCGTTCCTTGGCCTCGATGCTACCGTGGACCTCACCCTTGACGATGATATGGTCCACCTGAACTTTAGCCTGAATCACCGCCTTGTCGCCGATGATCAACGTTCCCCCCCGGCTGTTGATCTGCCCCTGCACGTTTCCGTCGAGGCGAATGGTACCCTGAAATTCGATTGTTCCGTCCACACTGGTTCCATGGCCCAAAAAAGTGGATATGGTGTCTGATGATTGTTTTTCCTTTTTCATATTCTCCTCGTGCAGCGGTTCCCGGTATAAGGTTTTCGGTATACGGCTAAAGGCTCAAGCCCACATTTCACGTTTAACATCTCACGTCTCACGTCTCACGTTTCAGCTTTTCTCAAACATGAACCGCCGCATGCTGATGTTCATCAGGATGCCGATGCACACCATCATGGTGACGATGGACGACCCGCCGTAACTGACAAAGGGCAGCGGCACGCCGACCACCGGCATCAGCCCCATGACCATCCCGATATTGATCAGCACCTGCCAGGCGATCAGTGCGGTAACACCCACAGCCAGGATGGTTCCGAAATTGTCCCTGCAGCCGTAGGCCACGTTCAACCCCCATAGAATAAGGAGCAGAAAGAGTATCAAGAGAACGGAGGACCCCAGGAAGCCCCATTCCTCCGCCAGTACGGAAAAAATGAAATCCGTGTGCTGTTCCGGCAAAAAAGAGAGCGCATTCTGGGTGCC
This genomic interval carries:
- a CDS encoding ATP synthase F0 subunit B, which translates into the protein MLSCAVMVVVALLVFNLGAVFASEGGEGHGEAAPKGWIATDTYRVMNFAVLFIALFFLLKKPLSNALNARITGIKEQLEELEAKKAEAEKQLSEYNERLSMLDKEAEGLIAEYVKQGEEAKVRIIEAAEATAVKLEEQAKKHIEHEFQQAKDQLQEEILQKALAKAEEIIKTKINAEDQDRLVDEYLEKVVA
- a CDS encoding ATP synthase F0 subunit B, whose translation is MQKSDIFRIPNLKRILKIHLMWLPAALLLNPAGSAFAAGGITVIPDWTVLVQVANFIFLIFILNILLFKPIRKILLERKAKIEGLEENIDSTQKEATSQDEAFAKGLKDARGEGLKQKEALLQEASEEEKAIIDKISDQAQADLAGVRAKIAEDTEAVKTALIKEVDSFADIISEKILGRAV
- a CDS encoding polymer-forming cytoskeletal protein, with protein sequence MKKEKQSSDTISTFLGHGTSVDGTIEFQGTIRLDGNVQGQINSRGGTLIIGDKAVIQAKVQVDHIIVKGEVHGSIEAKERIEAYPPARITGDVKAPVISIESGVVFNGKCIMEKPSAPPVKED